One Clupea harengus chromosome 3, Ch_v2.0.2, whole genome shotgun sequence DNA window includes the following coding sequences:
- the mov10l1 gene encoding RNA helicase Mov10l1, with translation MATAVHFVVSKLLWPLWRKAENDDDEKFGAATEEIQQIRGGVVTRLCLDYGLINDTIYFTSGEVLGGVPLREGDAVNAIAVRDGVQGGWRAIRVERQTNTWEDMGEASLENDFEKLRPLVGTVTSCDRDGGFINQTTFFPRSALCEGYEPMKGDWVQAQYIISATHWSSQARSVSPLRYRRLNQVRVSSVFGSSGVVEDSVFFSLDSLLLPTQYRPSPGDLVSVVVVESSQSFYCWRALCMAPSHSAGPVLPMPGAELESLLENKEGLVVSENTDFGALFLGESRELPIWIENKGSEPHLLKCCDFAGWDSQEQFTFILGTTSPINGKSPLLQPGKTWLINGGPPVPTNPYTAYTRARSSVLGSIGGYGLCPLPILTGPVEEVNAEQLRRDEVDGDDEAGTDAVYEELRQAAGQKRATRTLERGLEVAPGQRVSVTVGCRGKSLGRCAELLLLHFPSFTIGRRLVVAVSSREETLLMPSAPYSPALRQPTQQQPTTVRTVMGPPPIRTSKRHLPNFLGSYPVPQILRDCLELKNDVLVVQPQLGEPLSMTNMQRRFSTLLWLDELHAENELREFSISGALLRKGAVHLHLEVPGLAEGRPNLFIGDKVHLKKPLIGGVVVEYIGYVTEINEEDVSLRVNYDFHKAYLGEPLDVEFSFNRLTMRRCHLAINQAKDFGEAVLFPSVLRPQDPQWVGEWGPEEPLRDVEEDADQEVEKEHDLEDSGVAGDMVSVATQTKTDRKPKKEVPSSGQFFNRSLNPAQREVVKHILAGDCRPTPYVLFGPPGTGKTVTLIEAILQVYHRVPSSRLLVCTPSNSAADLVCIRLHDSGFLHSASLARVNASCRQEESIPQVLQQYSRAGEDIRHASFHRIVVSTCSSAGMFYQIGLRVGHFTHVFLDEAGQATEPECLIPIGLLSEKDGQIVLAGDPCQLGPVVKSKLASVFGLGVSLLERLMATPLYACDENGYNAAVVTKLLYNYRSHEALLSLPSRLFYAGDLCMRAQRSVVDALCHWGRLPTKRFPFIFHGVRATEMREGNNPSWFNPGEAVQVMLYCCQLAKRLYNPISPTDIGIIAPYRKQVEKIRVLLHRVGLADIKVGSVEEFQGQEFLVIILSTVRSNEAVLEEDLQSVLGFLSNPKRFNVAITRAKALLIVVGNPHILIKDPCFNALLQYAYDNGAFIGSDPPVSLSASKRANSEKES, from the exons ATGGCAACAGCAGTGCATTTTGTGGTGTCTAAACTGCTGTGGCCCTTGTGGAGAAAAGCTGAGAACGACGATGATGAGAAGTTTGGTGCAG CTACTGAGGAGATCCAGCAGATACGTGGAGGTGTGGTGACTCGCCTGTGTCTGGACTATGGGCTGATCAATGACACCATCTACTTCACTTCGGGAGAGGTCCTGGGTGGGGTGCCACTGCGAGAAGGGGATGCCGTCAACGCTATAGCTGTCCGTGATGGAGTTCAGGGTGGCTGGAGGGCCATCAGG GTGGAGCGACAGACTAATACGTGGGAGGACATGGGTGAAGCGTCACTGGAGAATGACTTTGAAAAGCTCAGACCCCTGGTTGGCACAGTGACATCATGTGACCGTGATGGAGGGTTCATTAATCAGACGACCTTTTTTCCACGCTCTGCCCTGTGTGAAG GTTATGAGCCAATGAAGGGAGACTGGGTCCAAGCACAGTATATCATCAGCGCCACCCACTGGTCCAGTCAGGCTCGTTCTGTCTCCCCGCTGCGTTATCGCCGCCTCAACCAG GTgcgtgtgtccagtgtgtttgGGAGCAGTGGCGTGGTGGAGGACAGCGTCTTCTTCAGCCTGGACTCCCTGCTGCTGCCTACTCAGTATCGGCCCTCCCCTGGGGACCTGGTCAGCGTGGTTGTGGTGGAGAGCAGTCAGTCCTTCTACTGCTGGAGGGCTCTGTGCATGGCCCCATCTCACAG TGCAGGACCTGTGTTGCCCATGCCGGGAGCAGAGCTGGAGTCTCTGTTGGAGAACAAAGAAGGCCTGGTGGTCAGCGAAAACACTGACTTTGGAGCTCTCTTTttgggagagagcagagagcttcCGATATGGATAGA GAACAAGGGCTCAGAACCCCATCTGTTGAAGTGCTGTGATTTTGCCGGTTGGGATTCACAGGAGCAGTTCACCTTCATCCTGGGCACTACTAGCCCCATCAATGGCAAATCGCCCCTCCTGCAGCCTGGCAAAACGTGGCTGATCAACGGGGGGCCCCCGGTGCCAACCAACCCCTACACAGCCTACACGCGTGCACGGAGTTCTGTGCTGGGCAGCATCGGTGGGTACGGGCTCTGCCCGCTGCCCATCCTCACAGGCCCGGTGGAGGAGGTCAACGCGGAGCAGCTGCGGAGAGATGAGGTGGATGGAGACGATGAGGCGGGCACAGACGCCGTGTATGAGGAGCTGCGGCAGGCCGCGGGGCAGAAGCGCGCCACACGCACCTTAGAGAGAGGCCTGGAGGTCGCGCCAGGACAGAGGGTCTCTGTCACGGTTGGCTGTCGTGGAAA GAGCCTTGGTCGCTGTGCTGAGCTACTCTTGCTGCACTTCCCCTCCTTCACCATCGGGCGGCGCCTGGTGGTTGCggtgagcagcagagaggagacgcTGCTGATGCCCAGTGCTCCCTACAGCCCAGCGCTCCGGCAGCCGACCCAGCAGCAACCCACCACTGTGCGCACAGTCATGGGCCCTCCACCCATCCG GACGTCAAAAAGGCACTTGCCCAACTTCCTGGGGAGCTACCCAGTGCCACAGATCCTGCGTGACTGCCTGGAGTTGAAGAATGACGTTCTGGTTGTTCAACCCCAGTTGGGAGAG CCGCTGTCTATGACCAACATGCAGCGGCGCTTCTCCACGCTGCTGTGGCTGGACGAACTCCATGCCGAGAACGAGCTCAGGGAGTTCAGCATCAGTGGCGCGCTCCTCCGCAAGGGGGCCGTCCACCTGCACCTAGAGGTGCCAGGTCTGGCTGAGGGCCGACCCAACCTCTTCATCG GCGATAAGGTGCATCTCAAGAAGCCTCTGATTGGGGGTGTTGTGGTGGAGTATATCGGCTACGTTACAGAG ATCAATGAGGAGGATGTGAGTCTGAGAGTGAATTATGATTTCCATAAAGCCTACCTTGGGGAGCCTTTAGATGTGGAATTCAGCTTCAACAG GCTGACAATGCGACGGTGCCACCTGGCCATCAATCAGGCTAAGGACTTTGGGGAGGCTG TGCTGTTCCCCAGCGTGCTGAGGCCTCAGGACCCTCAGTGGGTGGGAGAGTGGGGGCCCGAGGAGCCCCTCAGAGATGTGGAGGAGGACGCG GACCAAGAGGTGGAAAAGGAGCATGATCTGGAGGACTCCGGTGTGGCGGGAGACATGGTATCTGTtgccacacagacaaaaacgG aTAGAAAACCGAAGAAGGAAGTTCCTAGTTCAGGCCAGTTCTTCAACCGCAGTCTGAACCCAGCTCAGAGGGAGGTGGTGAAGCACATACTGGCAGGAGATTGCCGCCCCACCCCTTACGTCCTGTTTGGGCCACCAGGGACTGGCAAGACCGTGACCCTCATTGAGGCCATTCTACAG GTGTACCATCGCGTCCCCTCCAGCCGCCTGCTGGTCTGCACGCCCTCCAACAGCGCGGCCGACCTCGTCTGCATCCGGCTGCACGACAGCGGCTTCCTCCACTCTGCCAGCCTGGCACGCGTCAATGCCTCCTGCAGACAGGAAGAG TCGATCCCCCAGGTGTTGCAGCAGTACTCGCGTGCAGGAGAGGACATCCGCCACGCCTCCTTCCACAGGATCGTGGTCAGCACCTGCTCCAGCGCTGGAATGTTCTATCAGATCGGCCTGCG TGTTGGCCATTTCACCCATGTGTTCCTGGATGAGGCTGGCCAAGCCACAGAGCCAGAGTGCCTGATTCCCATTGGCCTGCTGTCGGAGAAAGATGGCCAG ATAGTCCTAGCTGGAGACCCATGTCAGCTGGGCCCGGTGGTGAAGTCCAAACTGGCCTCTGTGTTTGGGCTCGGCGTGTCTCTGCTGGAGAGGTTAATGGCCACACCCCTCTACGCATGCGATGAGAACGGCTACAACGCTGCTGTG GTGACCAAGCTGCTCTATAACTACCGTTCCCATgaggctctgctctctctgccctcGCGGCTCTTCTACGCTGGGGACCTGTGCATGCGGGCCCAGAGATCTGTGGTGGACGCGCTGTGCCACTGGGGCCGGCTGCCCACCAAGCGCTTCCCCTTCATCTTCCACGGAGTGCGG GCCACTGAGATGCGGGAGGGAAACAACCCCTCTTGGTTTAACCCTGGTGaggctgtgcaggtcatgcTGTACTGCTGCCAGCTGGCCAAGAGACTCTATAACCCCATCTCCCCCACGGACATCGGCATCATCGCCCCCTACAGGAAACAG GTGGAGAAGATCCGAGTGCTGCTCCACAGGGTGGGTCTGGCAGACATCAAAGTTGGCTCGGTGGAGGAGTTTCAAGGACAAGAGTTCCTCGTCATCATTTTATCCACG GTGCGATCCAATGAGGCTGTGCTAGAGGAAGACCTCCAGAGCGTACTGGGGTTCCTGTCCAACCCCAAGCGCTTCAATGTGGCCATCACGAGAGCCAAAGCCCTGCTCATAGTGGTGGGCAACCCCCACATTCTCATTAAG GACCCCTGTTTCAATGCCCTGCTACAGTACGCATATGACAATGGAGCTTTCATTGGTTCCGATCccccggtctctctctctgcgtccaAAAG GGCTAACTCGGAGAAAGAAAGCTGA